The proteins below come from a single Roseiflexus sp. RS-1 genomic window:
- a CDS encoding acyl carrier protein produces the protein MQVTALDIPAQIRTYITHNLLFGDESLIYSDEDSFLERGIVDSLGVIELVTFLEAQFGISVADHELIPENFDSVKNLAEYVARKLETATLAEAPRSSFDLGEAYAGP, from the coding sequence ATGCAGGTCACAGCGCTGGACATTCCCGCTCAGATTCGCACCTACATCACGCACAACCTGTTGTTCGGCGACGAAAGTCTGATCTACAGCGATGAGGACTCGTTTCTCGAACGAGGGATTGTGGACTCGCTCGGCGTGATCGAACTGGTGACCTTCCTGGAAGCACAGTTTGGCATCAGCGTCGCCGATCACGAACTGATACCCGAAAACTTCGACTCGGTGAAGAACCTTGCGGAGTATGTGGCGCGCAAACTTGAGACGGCAACGCTTGCAGAAGCGCCACGCTCGTCATTTGATCTGGGGGAAGCCTATGCTGGTCCATGA
- a CDS encoding lipopolysaccharide biosynthesis protein — MLMDRDRSFARLSLRANFSWTFVGNVVYAACQWGMLMALAKLGSPAMVGMFALGLAITAPVFMFANLHLRTIQATDARQQYQFRDYLSVRLATTALALLVVAAIVVLVGYAWETAAVILAVGCAKACESISDIFYGLLQRLERMDRIAAGMMLKGIVSLVALATGVSLTGSAFWGVVGLTAVWAVVLAFYDVPNGLQALRQTQPIRERSSPPQRVAVATRLAWMALPLGVGIMLVSLSTAIPRYFVERILGEESLGIFAAIAYIQVAGTTVVGALAAAANPRLAQHYAFGEIHAFRGLLFKLAAIALALGGAGVLIAWLIGGWVLTLIYRPEYGAYNHVFVLVMVAAGIGYVGWFVGDAMTAVRRLRAQALLFLGMTAATIGACAWLIPLFGLTGAAVATMVTSVIHAIGGFLIVEHALRSLESDMRAGRSLTGGVSYRR; from the coding sequence ATGTTGATGGATCGTGATCGATCGTTTGCCCGGCTCTCACTGCGCGCCAATTTTTCCTGGACATTCGTCGGGAATGTGGTGTACGCCGCGTGTCAGTGGGGGATGCTGATGGCGCTGGCAAAACTTGGCTCACCTGCAATGGTTGGCATGTTTGCGCTTGGTCTGGCAATTACTGCGCCGGTGTTCATGTTCGCCAACCTGCATCTGCGCACCATCCAGGCGACCGATGCGCGGCAACAGTATCAGTTTCGCGACTATCTCAGCGTGCGCCTGGCGACGACGGCGCTGGCGTTGCTGGTTGTGGCAGCGATTGTTGTGCTCGTTGGGTACGCCTGGGAGACCGCGGCGGTCATCCTGGCGGTTGGATGCGCCAAGGCGTGCGAGTCGATCAGCGACATTTTTTATGGGCTGCTTCAGCGACTGGAACGAATGGATCGCATCGCCGCCGGGATGATGCTGAAGGGCATCGTGTCGCTGGTTGCCCTGGCAACTGGCGTTTCTCTGACCGGTTCCGCCTTCTGGGGCGTGGTTGGGTTGACCGCTGTGTGGGCGGTGGTGCTGGCATTCTACGATGTGCCGAATGGGTTGCAGGCATTGCGACAGACGCAGCCGATCCGCGAGCGATCCTCACCGCCGCAACGTGTGGCGGTTGCGACCCGCCTGGCGTGGATGGCACTCCCGCTCGGTGTCGGGATCATGCTGGTTTCGCTGAGTACCGCGATCCCGCGCTATTTCGTCGAGCGCATTCTGGGCGAGGAGAGTCTGGGCATCTTTGCAGCAATCGCCTACATTCAGGTCGCCGGAACAACCGTCGTCGGCGCGCTCGCGGCTGCTGCCAATCCGCGTCTGGCGCAGCACTACGCCTTCGGTGAGATACACGCCTTTCGCGGGTTGCTGTTCAAACTGGCGGCGATTGCGCTGGCGCTGGGCGGCGCTGGAGTGCTGATCGCCTGGCTGATTGGCGGTTGGGTGCTGACCCTGATCTACCGACCGGAGTATGGCGCGTACAACCATGTGTTCGTGCTGGTGATGGTCGCTGCCGGTATCGGATATGTCGGATGGTTCGTCGGAGATGCGATGACTGCGGTTCGTCGCCTACGGGCGCAGGCGTTGCTCTTTCTTGGCATGACGGCGGCAACGATCGGCGCGTGCGCCTGGCTGATCCCGCTGTTTGGTCTGACCGGCGCAGCCGTGGCGACGATGGTCACATCGGTGATCCACGCAATCGGCGGGTTCCTGATCGTCGAACACGCGCTGCGTTCCCTGGAGTCGGACATGCGTGCCGGTCGCTCATTGACAGGCGGCGTTTCGTACCGCAGATGA
- a CDS encoding PIG-L deacetylase family protein, producing MNVLIVAAHPDDEVLGCGGVTVRHVERGDRVYVVVVTRGFPEIFSPEIDEEDRQHAREAHEILGGAGIFFLDFPAPRLDTVPGHELADALREVIFSVNADVVYTPFGGDLHTDHKATYLATLVASRPVNHCPVRRLLCYETLSETDWASPLDDGAFKPTVFVDISNVLERKLQALACFRNELKQPPHPRSLRAIEALARVRGSTAGLMAAEAFMLVREIID from the coding sequence ATGAACGTCCTGATTGTGGCTGCGCATCCGGATGATGAAGTCCTGGGGTGCGGCGGAGTCACGGTGCGTCACGTTGAACGCGGCGACCGGGTCTATGTGGTGGTGGTCACCCGTGGTTTCCCTGAGATCTTTTCGCCGGAGATCGACGAAGAGGATCGCCAGCATGCGCGTGAAGCGCACGAGATACTCGGCGGCGCGGGGATCTTCTTTCTCGACTTTCCGGCGCCGCGTCTCGATACAGTGCCGGGGCACGAACTGGCGGACGCGCTCCGTGAGGTGATCTTCTCGGTCAACGCCGACGTGGTCTATACCCCGTTCGGCGGCGATCTGCACACTGATCACAAAGCCACCTACCTGGCGACCCTGGTTGCATCGCGCCCGGTCAACCACTGTCCGGTCCGGCGGCTCCTCTGTTACGAAACCCTCTCGGAGACCGATTGGGCGTCGCCGCTGGACGATGGCGCCTTCAAGCCAACCGTTTTTGTGGACATCAGTAACGTTCTGGAACGCAAACTTCAGGCGCTTGCCTGTTTTCGCAACGAACTGAAACAGCCGCCCCATCCCCGTTCGTTGCGCGCAATCGAGGCGCTGGCGCGAGTCCGCGGCAGCACGGCAGGTCTGATGGCGGCAGAAGCATTCATGCTGGTTCGTGAAATCATCGATTGA
- a CDS encoding glycosyltransferase, whose product MPRLLIVTTIPATLSAFLLPFARHYRACGWQVDAMTRSEPITPDIHSAFDHVWTLPWSRHPVNPSNLIGTPQRIRRIVERERYDIVHVHTSVAAFVTRYALRDLRRRLGVCVIYTAHGFNFDQSMPWHKNLAFLTLEKLASAWMDYQVVINRTDELAAIRYRLAPPDRVWYMPGIGVDLTHYCPDSIPDAEAEAVRREIGVAPDEALVLMIAEFIPRKRHTDVLRAFAQLGRRDTHLALAGTGPLLEPMRRLAVDLGIAGQTHFLGYRSDVPALLRAATVMILPSRQEGLPRSILEAMAMGVPVIGSDIRGVRDLLADGAGMLVPVGDIEALAHAMARVIDDRAAARAMAERGLEQAQRYDLQRIIALHDQLYAAALSKRHAYAPIS is encoded by the coding sequence ATGCCACGGTTATTGATCGTCACAACAATTCCGGCAACGCTGTCGGCATTCCTGCTGCCATTTGCCCGGCATTACCGCGCGTGTGGGTGGCAGGTCGATGCGATGACGCGCAGCGAGCCGATCACTCCCGATATCCATTCAGCCTTCGATCATGTCTGGACGCTGCCCTGGTCGCGTCATCCGGTCAACCCGTCCAATCTCATCGGAACGCCGCAGCGCATCCGGCGGATTGTCGAACGCGAGCGGTATGACATCGTCCATGTGCATACGTCTGTTGCCGCGTTTGTGACACGCTACGCTCTCCGCGATCTCCGGCGGCGCCTTGGGGTGTGCGTGATCTACACCGCGCACGGGTTCAATTTCGACCAGAGTATGCCGTGGCACAAAAATCTGGCGTTTCTGACGCTGGAAAAACTGGCAAGCGCCTGGATGGATTATCAGGTGGTGATCAACCGCACCGATGAACTGGCAGCCATTCGCTACCGTCTCGCACCGCCGGATCGGGTCTGGTACATGCCGGGCATCGGCGTCGATCTGACCCACTATTGCCCCGACAGTATCCCCGACGCGGAGGCGGAAGCGGTGCGTCGGGAGATAGGCGTCGCCCCCGATGAAGCGCTCGTGCTGATGATTGCCGAGTTTATTCCGCGTAAGCGCCACACCGATGTGTTGCGCGCGTTTGCGCAGCTTGGACGACGCGACACTCACCTGGCGCTGGCGGGAACCGGACCGTTGCTGGAACCGATGCGTCGTCTGGCGGTCGACCTCGGCATTGCCGGACAGACCCATTTTCTGGGGTATCGCAGCGATGTGCCAGCGCTCCTCAGGGCTGCAACCGTGATGATCCTGCCATCGCGGCAGGAAGGGTTGCCGCGCAGCATTCTGGAGGCGATGGCAATGGGTGTGCCCGTGATCGGCTCAGACATCCGTGGTGTGCGCGACCTGCTGGCAGACGGCGCCGGCATGCTCGTGCCGGTTGGCGACATCGAAGCACTGGCGCATGCCATGGCTCGCGTCATCGATGATCGCGCCGCGGCGCGCGCAATGGCGGAACGTGGTCTGGAACAGGCGCAGCGGTACGACCTGCAGCGTATCATCGCGCTGCACGATCAGTTGTATGCGGCAGCGTTGAGCAAGCGACATGCATATGCGCCAATATCGTAG
- a CDS encoding HlyD family secretion protein, whose protein sequence is MSLPILRVAIGMLAVVLLIGAVLMASGRTGVLPATQSAPDSAPPPPVVAPGTQPIVANGIVAPATHVDLRFETGGIVRDVLVREGDVVQAGDPILRLDTSDLELRCAQVRAQLSAAQAQYELLAGPVAPADIQRAQAVLARARAHLREVSGAVTPTARRAAQARLEAARVALARLEEGPNPADVRALRAELRQAEAELRATHDRLSLEKTTLRLQMEQAANVLRDRQTEYARIRDENQARTEPLTADQRVREASARLAMENAEKALEQARVAYEAALQAERTGIAAAEARVEAVKARLDRILAGADADQIAAARAAVAQAEDDLARLQDERRAALVEIARMEVAIAEAELERLLAGARPAEAAIARARVEEARAALQQAELALERATLRAPITGVVAALNIRPGEVADPHLVAARLADVRGWRIETTNLSELNVTRLREGDPAIIRLNAIPDLEIPGRVTSIKPLGAGQEGDVTLYTVIITPDRLDERLRWNMTAMVQITPGR, encoded by the coding sequence ATGTCCCTTCCCATACTCAGAGTCGCCATTGGAATGCTGGCAGTTGTTCTGCTGATCGGCGCTGTGCTGATGGCATCCGGTCGCACAGGTGTTTTGCCTGCCACGCAGTCAGCGCCTGACTCTGCGCCGCCGCCACCGGTTGTTGCGCCCGGTACGCAACCGATCGTGGCGAACGGCATTGTGGCGCCGGCAACGCACGTCGATCTGCGCTTCGAGACCGGTGGGATCGTGCGGGATGTGCTGGTGCGCGAAGGAGATGTCGTTCAGGCTGGCGATCCGATCCTGCGTCTCGACACAAGCGACCTGGAACTGCGATGCGCTCAGGTGCGCGCGCAACTATCGGCAGCTCAGGCGCAGTATGAACTGCTGGCCGGTCCGGTGGCGCCAGCCGATATTCAACGCGCCCAGGCGGTGCTGGCACGTGCCCGGGCGCATCTACGCGAAGTGAGCGGCGCGGTCACCCCGACTGCTCGACGGGCGGCGCAGGCGCGACTCGAAGCCGCGCGTGTGGCGCTGGCGCGTCTCGAAGAAGGTCCGAATCCGGCGGATGTGCGCGCCCTGCGTGCCGAACTGCGCCAGGCGGAAGCGGAATTGCGGGCGACGCACGATCGCCTGTCGCTCGAAAAGACCACGCTGCGTCTGCAGATGGAACAGGCAGCCAATGTCCTGCGCGATCGTCAGACGGAGTATGCGCGCATCCGCGACGAGAACCAGGCGCGAACCGAGCCGCTGACAGCCGATCAGCGTGTACGGGAAGCCAGCGCGCGACTGGCGATGGAAAATGCCGAGAAGGCGCTCGAACAGGCGCGCGTGGCGTATGAAGCTGCGCTCCAGGCGGAACGAACCGGCATCGCCGCTGCCGAGGCGCGTGTCGAAGCTGTGAAAGCGCGCCTGGATCGCATCCTGGCAGGCGCCGATGCGGATCAGATCGCCGCAGCGCGCGCAGCGGTCGCGCAGGCGGAAGACGATCTGGCGCGCCTTCAGGACGAACGCCGTGCGGCGCTCGTCGAGATCGCCCGAATGGAGGTGGCAATCGCCGAAGCCGAACTGGAGCGCTTGCTGGCTGGAGCGCGCCCGGCGGAGGCGGCGATTGCGCGCGCACGTGTCGAGGAAGCGCGCGCGGCGCTTCAGCAGGCGGAACTCGCGCTGGAACGCGCCACACTTCGCGCTCCGATAACCGGAGTGGTCGCAGCGCTCAATATCCGCCCCGGCGAAGTCGCAGACCCCCATCTCGTTGCCGCCAGGCTGGCGGATGTGCGCGGATGGCGTATCGAAACCACCAATCTGAGCGAACTGAATGTGACGCGCCTGCGCGAGGGCGACCCGGCGATCATCCGTCTGAATGCGATCCCGGACCTCGAAATTCCCGGCAGGGTGACCAGTATCAAACCACTGGGCGCCGGTCAGGAAGGTGATGTGACACTCTACACCGTGATTATCACTCCTGATCGACTGGATGAGCGGTTGCGCTGGAATATGACCGCAATGGTGCAGATTACACCGGGGCGTTAG
- a CDS encoding sugar transferase, protein MYRNYGKRAFDLVLVVPALIVLAPVMAILAVLIRIAMGSPVIFTQERAGKDGKPFRLYKFRSMTNARDAQGNLLPDEQRLTPFGKFLRSTSLDELPQLFNVLRGDMSLVGPRPLLVKYIDRYTQDQRRRLEVLPGITCQAVLHGRSNQTWDQILAHDVWYVDHISLWTDLRILIGTVRVVLTREGVERSANGQIPEFLGVLARQPGSASDAPPAGGS, encoded by the coding sequence GTGTACAGGAACTATGGAAAACGCGCCTTCGATCTTGTGCTGGTTGTGCCGGCGCTGATCGTGTTGGCGCCGGTGATGGCGATCCTTGCAGTGCTGATCCGGATTGCAATGGGATCGCCGGTTATCTTCACGCAGGAGCGCGCCGGGAAGGATGGGAAACCCTTCAGGCTCTACAAATTCCGCAGCATGACCAATGCGCGCGATGCACAGGGCAACCTGCTGCCCGACGAGCAACGTCTCACGCCGTTCGGCAAGTTTCTGCGCAGCACGAGCCTGGATGAACTGCCACAGTTATTCAATGTTCTGCGCGGCGACATGAGCCTGGTGGGACCGCGCCCGTTGCTGGTGAAATACATCGACCGGTACACCCAGGATCAACGTCGTCGGCTGGAGGTGCTGCCGGGGATAACGTGCCAGGCAGTGCTCCACGGGCGGAGCAACCAGACGTGGGATCAAATCCTGGCGCACGATGTCTGGTATGTCGATCACATCAGTCTCTGGACTGACCTGCGCATTCTGATCGGAACCGTGCGCGTGGTGCTGACACGCGAAGGGGTCGAGCGCAGTGCGAACGGCCAGATTCCAGAGTTTCTCGGCGTACTCGCCCGGCAACCGGGCAGTGCGTCGGACGCGCCGCCAGCCGGAGGTTCGTAA
- a CDS encoding GNAT family N-acetyltransferase codes for MDVRYLEQVKAMKVTLIRSARDAEAVFDDVERLFQRVFGYRLDRRAWARFYFVNPYGDAIVALGWSGDLLVGHQALVPHAITDGHGREYRYYLAMSLMLHPDHRGFPAFHRLVATTTAVARQEGAPFILGFPNGNSYALFQRAFGWKTLLETELYNWHSATPTGPPRSVTPLPHLRLTDEAGPPCDETYRQWRSLELPYYAERVNGRLAVIYKIERDGTLTLLDALTDDTHHAADDLAALLTYTGARQVRMTGVHARMIGLDPSIMERHTDYRLRMCYAPITADPPPLRFSLLLSDVF; via the coding sequence GTGGACGTTCGCTATCTCGAACAGGTGAAAGCGATGAAGGTAACGCTTATTCGCTCGGCTCGTGACGCGGAAGCAGTCTTCGATGACGTGGAGCGTCTGTTCCAGCGCGTCTTTGGCTATCGTCTGGACCGGAGGGCATGGGCGCGCTTTTACTTCGTCAATCCGTATGGTGATGCGATTGTTGCGCTTGGCTGGAGCGGTGACCTTCTGGTCGGGCATCAGGCGCTCGTACCGCACGCAATTACCGATGGGCATGGACGGGAATACCGCTATTACCTGGCGATGAGTCTCATGCTGCACCCCGATCATCGTGGTTTCCCGGCATTTCATCGCCTGGTGGCGACGACGACAGCAGTGGCGCGACAGGAGGGTGCGCCGTTCATTCTGGGGTTTCCGAACGGCAATTCCTACGCGCTCTTCCAGCGCGCCTTCGGATGGAAAACGCTGCTGGAAACTGAACTGTACAACTGGCATTCTGCCACGCCAACCGGTCCGCCACGGAGCGTCACACCATTGCCGCACCTGCGCCTGACGGACGAGGCAGGTCCGCCCTGCGATGAAACATACCGCCAGTGGCGCAGCCTGGAACTTCCCTATTATGCCGAACGGGTCAATGGGCGGCTTGCCGTCATCTACAAGATCGAGCGCGACGGAACGCTCACCCTACTCGACGCATTGACCGATGACACGCATCACGCGGCGGATGATCTGGCGGCATTGCTGACATACACCGGCGCGCGCCAGGTGCGCATGACCGGCGTGCATGCCCGGATGATCGGTCTCGATCCGTCGATCATGGAGCGACACACCGATTACCGGTTGCGCATGTGCTATGCCCCGATCACGGCGGATCCGCCGCCGTTGCGTTTCAGTTTGCTGTTGAGCGATGTGTTCTGA
- a CDS encoding glycosyltransferase has protein sequence MRVVVSLEHHFDRTPDGVVWTQTQFPYRFWQRYLEVFDQVQVVARVRDVRKAAPDWQRADGRSVSFAAIPDYLGPRQYLMRIRQVRTAARGAIGAEDAVILRVSSQIADVIYPLLRRQARPYGVEVVSDPYDVFAPGSVRHPLRPFFRWLFPYRLRQHCANAAAACYVTAQALQRRYPCPLFSVSASDVELPDDAIVAAPRPLRAHAAAHRLIFVGTLGQLYKAPDVLIDAVAACARDGVDLTLTLVGDGKHRPELEARARQLGIADRVVFRGWVTAGAAVRAELDAADLFVLPSRQEGMPRAMIEAMARALPCIGSTVGGIPELLPPEDLVPPGDALALARAIRAMTSDPERMAHASARNLERARSFTESRLRTQRLAFFRHVREQTETWLAAQRSSTPVQAKRHSATGR, from the coding sequence ATGCGGGTTGTCGTATCGCTCGAACATCACTTTGATCGCACGCCAGACGGCGTTGTCTGGACACAGACACAATTCCCGTACCGTTTCTGGCAACGCTATCTGGAGGTGTTCGACCAGGTGCAGGTCGTTGCGCGGGTGCGTGATGTGCGCAAAGCTGCGCCCGACTGGCAGCGCGCCGATGGGCGTTCAGTCTCATTTGCCGCCATTCCCGATTACCTGGGACCGCGCCAGTATCTGATGCGCATCCGTCAGGTGCGCACGGCTGCGCGTGGCGCAATCGGCGCGGAGGATGCTGTGATTCTGCGTGTCAGTTCGCAGATCGCCGATGTGATCTATCCGTTGCTCCGGCGCCAGGCGCGTCCGTATGGCGTCGAGGTTGTCAGCGACCCATATGATGTGTTTGCGCCCGGTTCGGTCAGGCACCCGCTGCGCCCATTCTTTCGCTGGTTATTCCCATATCGCCTGCGGCAGCACTGCGCCAACGCAGCAGCCGCATGCTACGTCACCGCGCAGGCGCTACAGCGCCGGTACCCATGCCCATTGTTCTCGGTGTCCGCGTCGGATGTCGAGCTGCCCGACGATGCGATCGTCGCTGCACCACGTCCGCTGCGCGCGCATGCCGCTGCCCATCGCCTCATCTTCGTCGGCACACTGGGGCAGTTGTACAAGGCGCCGGATGTGCTGATCGACGCAGTGGCGGCATGCGCGCGCGATGGCGTCGATCTGACGCTAACCCTGGTCGGCGACGGGAAGCATCGACCAGAATTGGAAGCGCGTGCGCGTCAGCTTGGTATCGCCGATCGGGTGGTCTTTCGCGGGTGGGTGACGGCAGGTGCAGCAGTGCGCGCCGAACTGGATGCAGCAGACCTGTTCGTGCTGCCGTCGCGACAGGAGGGGATGCCGCGCGCCATGATCGAAGCGATGGCGCGTGCGCTTCCCTGTATTGGCTCGACGGTCGGCGGCATCCCGGAACTGTTGCCGCCCGAAGACCTTGTGCCTCCTGGCGATGCGCTGGCGCTGGCGCGTGCGATCCGCGCAATGACATCCGATCCCGAACGGATGGCGCACGCCTCGGCGCGTAACCTGGAACGCGCGCGCTCATTCACCGAATCCAGGCTACGCACGCAACGGCTCGCCTTCTTCCGGCATGTGCGTGAGCAGACTGAGACCTGGCTCGCTGCTCAACGCTCATCAACACCAGTGCAGGCAAAGCGCCATTCGGCAACAGGAAGGTGA